The genomic window CGCTGGTGCGCCAGGACCTGCACACCGGCGTCGGCCGCAAGATCCCCCATGAAAGCGCAGCCAAGCATGTCAGCGGCGAAGCGGTCTATATCGATGACCGGCTGGAGTTCCCCAACCAGCTGCACATCTACGCCCGCCTCAGTGACAGGCCCCATGCGCGCATCCTCAGCATCGATACCAGCCCCTGCTACCAGATGCCGGGCGTACGCATCGCCATTACCAGCAAGGACGTACCGGGTCAGCTCGACATAGGTGCCGTGGCGCCGGGTGATCCGCTGCTGGCCGATGGCAAGGTGGAATATGTCGGCCAACCGGTGATCGCCGTTGCCGCCGACAGCCTGGAGAATGCCCGTCGCGCCGCCATGGCCGCAGTCATCGAATACGAAGACCTTGAAGCCGTGCTCTGCGTGGAAGATGCGCTGAAGAAGAAACACTTTGTGCTCGACAGCCACCAGCACAAGCGCGGCGACTCCGCCCGTGCCCTGGCTGCGGCACCCCACCGTCTGCAGGGCAAGCTGCATATCGGTGGTCAGGAACATTTCTACCTCGAAACCCAGATCTCGTCGGTCATTCCCACCGAAGACGACGGCATGATCGTCTACACCTCCAGCCAGAACCCCACCGAAGTGCAGAAACTGGTGGCCGAGGTGCTTGACGTACCCATGCACAAAATCGTCATCGACATGCGACGCATGGGCGGTGGTTTTGGCGGCAAGGAAACCCAGGCCGCAGGCCCTGCCTGCCTCTGCGCCGTGGTCGCTCGCCTCACCGGCCAGCCCACCAAAATGCGTCTGCCCCGGGTCGACGACATGCTGATGACCGGCAAGCGCCATCCATTCTATGTCGAGTACGATGTCGGTTATGACGACAAGGGGCGACTGCACGGCATCGACCTGGTACTGGCGGGTAACTGCGGTTATTCACCGGACCTGTCGGGCTCCATCGTCGACCGCGCCATGTTCCATTCCGACAACGCCTATTACCTGGGCGATGCCACGGTCACCGGGCACCGCTGCAAGACCAACACCGCCTCCAATACCGCCTATCGCGGTTTCGGCGGCCCCCAGGGCATGGTCGCCATCGAATACATCATGGATGACATCGCCCGCACCCTGGGCAAGGATCCGCTGGAGGTGCGCAAGCACAACTACTACGGCAAGACCGAGCGCAACATCACGCACTACTACCAGACCGTCGAGGACAACATGCTCGACGAGATGACCGCCGAGCTCGAGGCCAGCAGTGAATACCAGCAGCGTCGTGAAGCCATTACCGCTTTCAACGCTGGCAGCACAATCCTGAAAAAGGGCATTGCCCTGACACCGGTGAAGTTTGGCATTTCCTTTACCGCCACCTTCCTTAATCAGGCAGGCGCTCTGGTGCATGTCTATACCGATGGCAGCATCCACCTCAACCACGGCGGTACCGAGATGGGCCAGGGCCTGAACACCAAGGTTGCGCAGATCGTGGCCGAGGAATTCCAGGTCGAAGTCGAGCGCATCCAGATCACCGCGACCAACACCGACAAGGTGCCCAACACCTCGCCGACGGCGGCCTCCAGCGGTACGGACCTCAACGGCAAGGCGGCGCAAAATGCCGCCCGCACCATCCGTGGCCGACTCGTCAGCTTCGCAGCCGCGCACTTCAAGGTATCCGAGGAGGATATCGAGTTCCGCAACAGCCACGTGCGCATCCGCGACAAGGTGATGCCGTTCGACGAGCTGATCCAGCTGGCCTATTTCAACCAGATCTCGCTCTCCAGTACCGGCTTTTACCGTACACCCAAGATCTACTACGACCGTGACAAGGCCGCCGGCCGGCCCTTCTACTACTACGCCTATGGCGCGGCCTGCTCCGAGGTGCTGCTCGACACCCTGACCGGCGAATACCGCATGCTGCGCACCGACATCCTGCACGACGTGGGCGCCTCCCTGAACCCGGCCATCGATATCGGCCAGGTCGAGGGCGGCTTCGTACAGGGCATGGGCTGGCTCACCATGGAAGAGCTCAACTGGAACCCCCAGGGCAAGCTGACCACCAACAGCCCCGCCAGCTACAAGATCCCGGCCGTGGCCGATATGCCCATCGACCTGCGTGTGCGCCTGGTGGAAAACCGCAAGAACCCCGAAGACACGGTGTTCCACTCCAAGGCCGTGGGCGAGCCGCCCTTCATGCTCGGCATCTCGGTCTGGTGTGCGCTCAAGGATGCCATCGCCAGCGTCGGGGATTACCGCTTCAGCCCGCACGTTGATGCACCGGCCACCCCCGAACGGGTGCTCTGGGGCGTCGAGCAGATGAAAGCCGCCATGGCCGAAGCGCCGGTGGTGGAAAACATTTAACGGCTCAGTCTATTAGGGCACAGTAGGAGAACAGACCATGAACCGGGTTGACTGGATCAGCGCACTGAACAAGCTGCGGGACAGGGGCGAGTCCTGCGTGCTGGTCACCATTCTGGACGAGCGCGGCTCCACGCCGCGTAACAACGGTACCAAGATGGTGGTTACGGCACAGAAAAGCTACGAGACCATCGGTGGCGGTCACCTGGAACACAAGGCCATGCAGATCGCCCGCCGGATGCTCAGCGATGGCGATACCGAAGTACGGCTGGAGAAATTCTCCCTGGGCGCCAGCCTCGGCCAGTGCTGCGGCGGCGCCACCTCGCTGCTGTTCGAGCCGGTACTGCAATCCGGCGTACAGATCGCACTGTTCGGCGCGGGCCATGTCGCCCGCGCCCTGGTAAACCTGCTGGCGACGCTGCCCTGCCGGGTGCGCTGGATAGACTCGCGCGACAACGAGTTCCCGGCGCAGATTCCGGATAACGTCGAGAAAGTCGTCAGCGAGTTTCCCACCGACGAGGTGGACGACCTGCCCGCCCACAGCTACTGCATCGTGCTGACCCACAACCACCAGCTGGATCTGGAACTGAGCGAGCGCATCCTCAAGCGCGGTGACTTCGACTATTTCGGCCTGATAGGCTCGCGCACCAAGCGCAAGCGCTTCGAGCACCGGCTGCGTGCCAAGGGCATGGACGATGCCCTGCTGGCCCGCATGATCTGCCCCATGGGCACGCCGGAGGTCAAGGGCAAGCTGCCGGCCGAGATCGCCATCGCCATCGCCGGCGAAGTGATCGCCCATTACAACGCCGACTTCGGGGCCCAGAAAAAACACGCCAAAGCGCCCCAGGCCCTGAGCATTTGCCGGCCCGCCTGAGCCGGCCCAAACATTTTTTCAAGCTTCAAGAGTGACAGACCCCATGACATCAGCACGCACGGCATACCGCGCCTCCATTCTCCACAGCATCGCCGATCCGGCGGAGGTGGGTATCGAGGCGTCCTACGAATACTTTGACGACGGCCTGCTGATCGTCAGCGATGGCCGCATAGAAGCCCTGGGCGAGGCCGAATCCCTGCTGGCCGAGCTGCCGGCGGGCACCGAGGTGATCGAACATGACAACGGCCTGCTGATGCCGGGCTTTATCGATACCCATATTCACTACCCGCAAACCGGCATGATCGCGGCCTACGGCGAGCAGCTGCTGGACTGGCTCAACAACTACACCTTCCCGGCCGAGCGCGAGTTTGAAAACCCGGAACACGCCGCCGAAGTCGCCGACGTCTTCATCCGCGAACTGCTGCGCAACGGCACCACCAGCGCCCTGGTGTTCGGCACCGTGCACAAGGCCTCGGTCGATGCCTTCTTCAGCGCCGCCGAACAGCGCAACCTGCGCATGATCGGCGGCAAGGTACTGATGGATCGCAATGCACCGGACTACCTGACCGATACCGCCGAATCCGGCTACCAGGACAGCCGTGAACTGATCGAGCGCTGGCACGGCAAGGGCCGGTTGCATTACGCCGTCACGCCGCGCTTTGCACCGACCAGCACCGACGAACAGCTGGCCAGCGCCGGGCAGCTGCTGCGCGAATACGACGGCCTCTATATGCACACCCACCTGTCGGAAAACCGCGACGAGGTGGAGTGGGTCAAATCCCTGTTCCCGCAGTGCAGCGGCTACCTGGATGTCTACGACCACTTCAACCTGCTGAGCGAGCGTTCGGTCTTCGCCCACGGCATTCACCTGTGCGACGACGAGTGCCGGCGCCTGTCCGAAACCGGCTCCGCCATCGCTTTTTGCCCAACCTCCAACCTGTTCCTGGGCAGCGGGCTGTTCAACCTGCCGAAGATGGAGCAGCACGGCGTTAACGTCGGCCTTGGTACCGATGTCGGTGCCGGCACCAGCTTCTCGATCCTGCAAACCCTGAATGAAGCCTACAAGGTCATGCAGCTGCAGGGCGCCAAGCTGAGCCCGTTCAAGTCGCTGTACCTGGCCACCCTCGGCGGTGCCCGGGCGCTGCGCCTGGAAGACCGCATCGGCAGCTTCGCGCCGGGCAACGAAGCCGATTTCGTGCTGCTCGACTACCACTGCACACCGCTGATGCAGTACCGCATGCAGCAGGCCCGCACCCTGGACGAGCGCCTCTTCGTACTGATGACCCTGGGTGACGACCGCGCCGTGCGTGCGACCTTCGCCGCCGGCCAGTGCGTACACCAGCGCGACTAATCAAAAGTCCTCGGAGGCCGCGGCCATGATGATGCTTCTGCCACAAAAAAGCCCCCTGCCTTACGGCGAGGGGGCTCTGAACAGCAGTGTGACGGCGGCCTTATTTGGCGCCCTTGCTGCGATCCTTGATCAGGTGCGAGAACACCGCATGCAGGTCACCGGACGCGCCGTCATCCTGCAGGTTCAGCTTGTGATCAATATGATCCAGGTGGTGCATCATCAGCTCGACCGCGCGGGTCTTGTCGCGCTGTTCAATCGCCTTGATCAGCTGGTTGTGCTCATCGTAGGAACAGTGCGAACGGTTGCCGGTTTCGTAACGGGCAATAATCAGGGACGTCTGGGAAACCAGGCTGCGCTGGAAGTTCAGCAGGGGGGCATTGTTGGCCATCAGCGCCAGCTGCAGGTGGAACTCGCCCGACAGGCGGATGCCGGAACCCCGATCCCCCTTGTCGAAACAGGCCTGTTCTTCCTTTACCAGCCGCTTCATGTTGGCAATCTGCTCGCCGGTGGCATGCTCAACCGCCAGTTCCGTGATGGCGCGCTCAACAATGCGCCTTGCAAAGGAAATCTGCCGCGCCTCTTCCAGGCTCGGCTCGGCCACCACCGCACCACGGTTGGGCCGCAGCAGAACGACCTGCTCATGGGCCAGGCGCGACAGTGCGCGGCGAATAATGGTGCGACTGACGCCAAAGATCTCGCCCAGGGCTTCTTCACTCAGCTTGGTGCCCGGTGCCAGGCGCTGCTCCAGGATGGCATCAAAGATATGCGCATAGACCACATCGTCCTGGGTGCCGGTACGCGCCTCGCGCGGATTGCCGCTCTGGCCGATGATCTGCTGCAATCGATCGTTCATAGGTGTGACCACATTCTGCTGTCTGGTACGTCGGCGGCACCGCGGATGCGGGCGTCATTACGGCCAAGTACACAAAGAAATTGTTTAAGTGCCGTGAATAGTACACAGGGCGCGAACAATTGTACACGCGACATGGGAACAATTCGCCGTTTACCCCGCCGGCCGCCGGCCCCGCGGTGCAACAGACGCCCGGCTGGCCGATATTTTCACCGGCAGGCACTCCGCGCGTTTTGGAAAGCCGGAACAGCAGTGGTGGCGCCAGCTGCAATCCATTTTCACGCCTTTATGACTTCATAATGGAATTCAGTAACCGATCGGAGCCCCCACTAACTCTTGATATTTTTGTATACAATTTTAGAATACAGCCGGCTGAAGCATCAGTCTGGTATTGCAACGCAGGGATAGCCAGTCCATTACAACGATGAGCAAGGCCCAAAGCCGACAGCTCTCAATACCAATAAAGAAATAAGGAGTACGCGTCGTGGCGAGCATTCAACAAGAACAAGATGCCGCTCATTCCATGAATGAGCCCCAGGCCACTGGTTTTCTCGATCGCTTTTTCAAACTGAGCGAACACAAAACCAACGTCCGCACCGAACTGATCGCAGGCATGACAACCTTTGTCACCATGGCCTACATCATTTTCGTGAACCCCAATATCATGTCCGACGCCGGCATCGACCATGGCGCTGCCTTTGTGGCGACCTGCATAGGCGCTGCCCTGGCCTGCTTCCTGATGGGACTCTATGCCAACTGGCCGGTCGGGCTGGCGCCCGGCATGGGTCTTAACGCCTTCTTTACCTACACGGTAGTCGGCGACATGGGCTACAACTGGGAGATCGCCCTGGGAGCCGTGTTCCTGTCCGGTATCCTGTTCGTCATCCTCAGCTTCTGGCATATCCGCGAATGGCTGCTCAACAGCATCCCGTCCAGTCTGCGCTTTGCCATGGGCGCCGGGGTCGGCCTGTTCCTGGGTATCATCGGCTTGAAAACCGCCGGTATCGTCGTCGACAGCCCGGCCACCCTAATCACCATGGGTTCCTTTACCGAGCCTTCGGTACTGCTGGCCGCGCTCTGCTTTCTGATGATTGCCGTGCTGTCGCATCGCCGTGTATTCGGCGCCGTGCTGATCAGCATCCTGGCCGTGACCCTCATCGGCTGGGGCCTGGGACTGGTGGAATATCGCGGCCTGGTTTCCATGCCGCCGAGCCTTGCCCCCACCTTCCTGGCCATGGATATCGCCGGAGCCTTTGATGTCGCCATGATCAGCGTGATCCTGGCCTTCCTGTTCGTCAACATGTTCGATACTGCCGGCACCCTGATGGCCGTGGCGCACCGCGCCAACCTGATTCGCGAAGATGGTTATATCGAAAACATGAGCAAGGCCCTCAAGGCCGACAGCAGCTCCAGCGTTATCGGCTCTCTGGTGGGCTGCCCGCCGGTGACCAGCTACGTTGAAAGCGCATCCGGCATCGCCGCCGGCGGTCGTACAGGGCTCACCGCCGTTACCGTGGGTGTACTCTTTGCTGCCGCTGTTTTCCTGGCCCCCCTGGCCGGCATGATCCCGGCCTATGCAACCGCAGGCGCCCTGATCTACGTAGCCATGCTGATGATGGGCGGCCTGAGCCAGATCGAATGGGAAGACCAGACCGACATGATCCCGGCCATCGTGACCGTGGTGATGATGCCGCTGACTTTCTCCATCGCCAACGGCATCGCCCTGGGCTTTGTGACCTATACCATCATGAAGGTATGCACCGGTCAGCAGAGCAAAATCTCCGCCGCGATGTACGTGCTCTGTGCCATTTTCGTCGCCAAGTTCATCTTCCTGTAATGCCAGGAGCCTGAGCTGCTGACCGGTAATGCCGGCGGCAGCCGTCAGAGGCTCCCCAACCCCGGCCGGAGGCTGCCACCCCGCAGCCTCCGGCACAACACCCGCAACGGCTTCCTGGCCGCTGCGGGTCTTTTGCTAGTAAGGAGGCACACCGATGCTGCTGGAAACCTGGCTGCTCTATACCACCGCGATATTCGTGGTGATTCTGATCCCCGGCCCCCTGTCACTGCTGATGGTCAGCAACAGCCTGAACTACGGCATACTGCGCACCACTCCGGCTTTTCTCGGGGGTGTCAGTGCCTCGGTGCTGCTACTGACTGCCTCCGCTCTGGGCCTGGGTGCACTGCTGATGGCATCGGAGCAGCTGTTCAGCGTCCTGAAACTGGCCGGCGCCCTGTACCTGTTCTATCTGGCCTGGCGCAGCTGGCGCGAAGCCGGCCATCTGAATGCCTGCACCCTGGCCGAAAATCAGCGCATCCCGGGCTTCAGGGCCATGTTCTGGCAAGCCTTTGGCCTGGGCGCCAGCAATCCCAAGGACATCCTGTTCTTCGCCGCCTTCCTGCCCCAGTTCATCAACGCCGACAGCTCCCTGCTGTCGCAGCTGCTGATCATGATTGCCACCTGGGCCTGTGCCGACCTGATCTGCAAGCTGGGCTACGGCCTCTGCGCCCGCGGCGCGGCACGCTTTATGACAACAGCATCGAGCCGCGCCTGGTTCAGTCGTTTTACGGCCGGTATCTTCGCCAGCGCCGGTACCGCGGCGCTGCTGAGCCGGTGATGGCGGGCTTTAAGGGAAAAGGAGGTAAGGGGAAAGGTGCAAGGGAGCAAGAGCTAGGTGCTTAGAGCTTTCAGCCGTAAGCTTAAAGCTGTCAGCTCACGGCTGAAAGCTGCCGGTTTACCAATTACCAGCACCGCGGTCACCTCGATGGGTTTCGCTTCGCTGCACCGCATCCTACTGGGTGGAAAAATGACCGGAGTGGAAATGACGATGTCAGTTGAGATGTAGGTTAGGTGCAGGCCCGAAGGGCCGTAACCCAACAATGGCCGTAACCCAGGATTCGTGATTCGTGATTATTAGAGCAGGTACAAGGTTCAAGGAGCAAGGGAGCGAGAGCGAGAGCCCGTATCTCTGTACCGCCAATCCACTAATGGCTAATTACCAATTCCCAGAGGTGCTTAGAGCTTTCAGCCGTAAGCTTAAAGCTGTCAGCTTACGGCTTACGGCTTACGGCTTACGGCTTACGGCTTAAAACAATGAGCCACCGGGAAAAAGGGGCAAGCTGAAAGGGGAAACCGCAGGGCTTTTCGGCCGCTGCGGTTTTTATGATGTCGATTAAATGGCGCCGATTAAGAGCCTGCGGCGGATCAGCTGCCGCGGTAGGTCGAATAGCTGTAGGGCGAGATCAGCAGCGGTACATGGTAATGATCGTCTTCGGCCGAGATGCCAAAACGCAGCACAACCTGATCAAGGAAAGCAGGTTCGGGCATTTCCACACCCAGGGCGCGATAGTAGTCACCGGCGTGGAACAGCAGCTCGTACACACCGGCAACAAAGGCATCACCTTCCAGTACCGGACTGTCGCAGCGGCCGTCATCGTTGGTTACCGTCGTCAGAACCAGCTCACGCTCCTGGCCCTTGATGCGGTAGAGATCAATGCGGATTTCATTACCTGGGCGGCCGTGGGCGGCATCCAGTACGTGTGTAGTCAGGTATCCCATAGTTAAAGAGGCCTCTCGCATCGGCCGCCAGATCACTGGCGCCATGCTGTATCGCCTCCTCCTCCTCTTCGATCAAGTCTGCTGACGTTACACCCCTCTCGCGGCGATACGCGAGCAGGGCAGTTTCAGAAATAATATACACAGTTTTAATTTTTTTTGTACACAAAACTGGCAACAACTTGATATCTCAGACCTCAATCAGCCCAACAGCGCTGCCAGACAAGACACTCAGACCAGGGGAGCACACAGATAGAGCGCCCTGTTTGTCTCGAGATCGATCTTTTGTCACACAAACAAATGGCAAATTTATTTACAATGACTGATATTTTTTGTATACAATAAAACGCATCAAGGCTTCTGCGAGAACCGCACGAAGTCGAACCTGACAATCTGCACCGGAATATCGAGAAGGAGTCGCCCTGTGAGCAATGATTACCCACGCGACCTGATTGGCTACGGCGCCAATCCCCCGCACCCCCGCTGGCCGGGCGACGCGCGTATCGCAATCTCTTTCGTCCTCAACTATGAAGAGGGCGGCGAACGCTGCATCCTGCACGGAGACAAGGAGTCCGAAGCCTTCCTGTCGGAAATGGTGTCAGCTCAGCCGCTGCAGGGCGAGCGCAACATGAGCATGGAATCGCTGTACGAGTACGGCAGCCGTGTGGGTGTCTGGCGTCTGCTGCGCCTGTTCAAGAAGCACGATATACCGCTGACGATCTTTGCCGTCGCCATGGCCGCCGAGCGCCACCCCGAAGTCATTCAGGCCATGCATGCCGCCGGCCACGAAATCTGCAGCCACGGCTATCGCTGGATCGACTATCAGTACATGGATGAGTCCGAAGAGCGCGACCACATGCAGCGCGCCATCGATATCCTGACCAAAATCACCGGCGAACGCCCGCTGGGCTGGTACACCGGCCGCACCGGCCCGAACACCCGCAATCTGGTCATGCAGGAAGGCGGCTTCCTGTACGATTCCGACACCTATGACGACGACCTGCCGTACTGGACCGACAATAACGGCAAGGGACACCTGGTTATCCCCTACACTCTGGATACCAATGACATGCGTTTCTCCCAGGCACAGGGTTTCAACTGCGGCGATCAGTTCTACCAGTACCTGAAAGACGCCTTCGATGTGCTCTACGAAGAAGGCGCCGAGGCACCGAAGATGCTGTCCATCGGCATGCACTGCCGCCTGCTCGGTCGCCCGGCGCGCATGGCCGCACTGGAGAAGTTTATCAAGTACGCCAACAGCCACGACAAGGTCTGGTTCAGCCGCCGCGTCGATATCGCACGCCACTGGCATGAAACCCACCCGTACCAGGCCGGGGAGTCCAAATGAGCCCGTTCAAGACCTGCACCCCCAGCATGCTGAGTCGCGCAGCTTTCATCCAGCTGCTGGGTGATATCTATGAGCACTCCGCCTGGGTCGCTGAACAGACCTTCGATCAGGCACAGGCCGAGCACCGGACGGCGGAGCTCGACAGCATTGAGTCGCTGCATGCACTGATGTCCGCGCAGCTGATGCAGGCCTCCCACGAAGCCCAGCTGGCCCTGATCAATGCCCACCCGGATCTTGCCGGCAAGGCCGCCGTGCGCGGCGAGCTGACCGCCGCCTCTACCTCGGAGCAGGCCGGCGCCGGTATCAGCGAGTGCAATGCGCAAGAGTTTGCCCGCTTCACCGAGCTCAACGCGGCCTATAAAGACAAATTCAAGTTCCCCTTCATCATGGCGGTGAAAGGCAGTAATCGGCACCAGATACTGGCGGCGTTCGAAGAACGCATCCATAACAGCCCCGAACAGGAGTTCGCGCGGGCACTGGCCGAAATCAACAATATTGCGCTGTTCCGGCTGCAGACTCTTTAAGAACCAGTCCCAAGAGCTGACCCGCGACAGGCAACGACCCAATGGACAAGGACATTATGAGCACAGAGAATTTCGACAAGTACATCAACCTGGCCGACGCGCGCCTGGGCACCAAGGCCATTTCCGTGACTGACGACTGGTTTGCCGACGTCAATCGCCTGTTCCAGCCGGATGCTGCGGTATGGAAGGAAGGTGTATTTGACGACAACGGCAAATGGATGGACGGCTGGGAATCGCGCCGCAAGCGCTTTGAAGGTTACGATTCTGCCGTGATCCGTCTGGGCGTACCCGGCACCATCAAGGGTTTCGATATCGACACCAGCTTTTTTACCGGCAACTTCCCGCCGTCGGCCTCCATCGATGCCTGCTTCTGCGCCGAAGGCGAACCCAATGAAGACAGCCACTGGGAAGAGATCCTCACTTCGGTTGAACTGCAGGGTAACAGCCATCACCTGCACGCCATTGCCGATGACCGCGCCTGGACGCACCTGCGCCTTAACATCTACCCCGATGGCGGCGTGGCCCGCCTGCGCGTTTACGGCGTGCCCTACCGCGACTGGAGTGCACATAACAGCAGCGAGCAGGTCGACCTGGCCTCGGCCCTGAATGGCGGCCGTGCCCTGGCCTGCAGCGACGAGCACTTCGGTCGCATGAGCAACATCCTGAACCCGGGCCGCGGTATCAACATGGGTGATGGCTGGGAAACCGCCCGTCGCCGCACACCGGGCAATGACTGGGTTATCGTCGCCCTGGGGCACCCCGGTGAAATCGAGCAGATCGTGGTCGATACCCTCCACTTCAAGGGTAACTACCCGGACAGCTGCTCCATCCAGGCAGCCTATGTCGAAGGCGGCACCGACTCCCAGATCGAGGCTCGCAGCCTGTACTGGCGCGAACTGCTGCCCTCCCAGAAACTGGAAATGCACCAGGAACACAGCTTCGCCGCCCAGATCAAGGATCTTGGCCCGGTGACCCACGTGCGCCTGAACATCTTCCCCGATGGTGGTGTAAGCCGGCTGCGCCTGCTCGGCCGCATCGCCAAGAAAGCCTGAGGCAATAGCGCCATGCTGAAGTTAAAGATTGAAACGCTGAGCAAGGAGGCCTTTGCCCCCTTCGGAGACCTGATCGCCAGCGAGGGTCATGACTTTTTCATGATCAATAATGGCTCCACACGCCGCTACCACCGTCTGGCCGAGGTGGAAACCGGCGCTGAAGGCACCCCGATCATCAGCATTTTCCGGGCCCAGACACTCCCCATGCCCCTGCGGGTGCGCATGATGGAGCGCCACCCCCTGGGCAGCCAGGCCTTTATTCCGATGCGTGGCAAGCCGTTCCTGATTCTGGTGGCGCCGCCGGGGGATGATCTGACATCATCCCGGCTGCGCGCCTTTTACAGCGACGGCACCCAGGGCGTGAATTATCGGCCCGGCGTCTGGCACCACCCGATTCTGGCACTGACTGATCAGGACGAGTTCCTGGTGGTCGACCGTGCCGGGCCCGGCAACAACTGTGACGAATTTTTCTTCGACGACAGCGAAGAAATCATGCTCAACCCTGAGCTTTGAGCTAAACAAGTACTCAAAGCGCAACCATAAACCACAACGACTAGCAGCAATTTGGGGCCGGGGAGCAGAAAACCCAGGTTCAGTCACTGGCCTTGCAGGGCCGGTGCATCTGAGGAGCGAACTATGGATCCGCATATTACCGAATGGCTCAACCTGACCGCCCGCTGGGTACACATGATCGTGGGCATTGCCTGGATCGGCGCATCTTTCTACTTTGTCTGGCTGGAAAACCACCTCGACCGCAGCAATCCCCGTGAAGGCCTGTCGGGTGATCTCTGGGCCATCCACGGCGGTGGTATTTACCACCTCGAGAAATACAAACTGGCGCCGCCGAAAATGCCGGAAGAGCTGCACTGGTTCAAGTGGGAAGCCTACGCCACCTGGCTCAGCGGCATGGCGCTGCTGACCATCGTGTTCTACCTGAATGCCGATCTCTACCTGGTCGCCCCGGGCTCAGACATGAACCCGACCACCGCCATCGCCATAGGCGTAGGTGCCCTGGTCGCCGGCTGGTTTATCTATGATTTCCTGTGCGATTCAGCCCTTGGCAAAAAACCGGCCCTGCTCGGTGCCCTGTTGTTCGTACTGCTCATCGGTGCCGCCTGGGGCCTGAGCCTGGTATTCAGCGGTCGCGGTGC from Marinobacterium aestuarii includes these protein-coding regions:
- the xdhB gene encoding xanthine dehydrogenase molybdopterin binding subunit, which translates into the protein MSNHNKISRTQDEMMALVRQDLHTGVGRKIPHESAAKHVSGEAVYIDDRLEFPNQLHIYARLSDRPHARILSIDTSPCYQMPGVRIAITSKDVPGQLDIGAVAPGDPLLADGKVEYVGQPVIAVAADSLENARRAAMAAVIEYEDLEAVLCVEDALKKKHFVLDSHQHKRGDSARALAAAPHRLQGKLHIGGQEHFYLETQISSVIPTEDDGMIVYTSSQNPTEVQKLVAEVLDVPMHKIVIDMRRMGGGFGGKETQAAGPACLCAVVARLTGQPTKMRLPRVDDMLMTGKRHPFYVEYDVGYDDKGRLHGIDLVLAGNCGYSPDLSGSIVDRAMFHSDNAYYLGDATVTGHRCKTNTASNTAYRGFGGPQGMVAIEYIMDDIARTLGKDPLEVRKHNYYGKTERNITHYYQTVEDNMLDEMTAELEASSEYQQRREAITAFNAGSTILKKGIALTPVKFGISFTATFLNQAGALVHVYTDGSIHLNHGGTEMGQGLNTKVAQIVAEEFQVEVERIQITATNTDKVPNTSPTAASSGTDLNGKAAQNAARTIRGRLVSFAAAHFKVSEEDIEFRNSHVRIRDKVMPFDELIQLAYFNQISLSSTGFYRTPKIYYDRDKAAGRPFYYYAYGAACSEVLLDTLTGEYRMLRTDILHDVGASLNPAIDIGQVEGGFVQGMGWLTMEELNWNPQGKLTTNSPASYKIPAVADMPIDLRVRLVENRKNPEDTVFHSKAVGEPPFMLGISVWCALKDAIASVGDYRFSPHVDAPATPERVLWGVEQMKAAMAEAPVVENI
- the xdhC gene encoding xanthine dehydrogenase accessory protein XdhC; this encodes MNRVDWISALNKLRDRGESCVLVTILDERGSTPRNNGTKMVVTAQKSYETIGGGHLEHKAMQIARRMLSDGDTEVRLEKFSLGASLGQCCGGATSLLFEPVLQSGVQIALFGAGHVARALVNLLATLPCRVRWIDSRDNEFPAQIPDNVEKVVSEFPTDEVDDLPAHSYCIVLTHNHQLDLELSERILKRGDFDYFGLIGSRTKRKRFEHRLRAKGMDDALLARMICPMGTPEVKGKLPAEIAIAIAGEVIAHYNADFGAQKKHAKAPQALSICRPA
- a CDS encoding NCS2 family permease: MNEPQATGFLDRFFKLSEHKTNVRTELIAGMTTFVTMAYIIFVNPNIMSDAGIDHGAAFVATCIGAALACFLMGLYANWPVGLAPGMGLNAFFTYTVVGDMGYNWEIALGAVFLSGILFVILSFWHIREWLLNSIPSSLRFAMGAGVGLFLGIIGLKTAGIVVDSPATLITMGSFTEPSVLLAALCFLMIAVLSHRRVFGAVLISILAVTLIGWGLGLVEYRGLVSMPPSLAPTFLAMDIAGAFDVAMISVILAFLFVNMFDTAGTLMAVAHRANLIREDGYIENMSKALKADSSSSVIGSLVGCPPVTSYVESASGIAAGGRTGLTAVTVGVLFAAAVFLAPLAGMIPAYATAGALIYVAMLMMGGLSQIEWEDQTDMIPAIVTVVMMPLTFSIANGIALGFVTYTIMKVCTGQQSKISAAMYVLCAIFVAKFIFL
- the guaD gene encoding guanine deaminase is translated as MTSARTAYRASILHSIADPAEVGIEASYEYFDDGLLIVSDGRIEALGEAESLLAELPAGTEVIEHDNGLLMPGFIDTHIHYPQTGMIAAYGEQLLDWLNNYTFPAEREFENPEHAAEVADVFIRELLRNGTTSALVFGTVHKASVDAFFSAAEQRNLRMIGGKVLMDRNAPDYLTDTAESGYQDSRELIERWHGKGRLHYAVTPRFAPTSTDEQLASAGQLLREYDGLYMHTHLSENRDEVEWVKSLFPQCSGYLDVYDHFNLLSERSVFAHGIHLCDDECRRLSETGSAIAFCPTSNLFLGSGLFNLPKMEQHGVNVGLGTDVGAGTSFSILQTLNEAYKVMQLQGAKLSPFKSLYLATLGGARALRLEDRIGSFAPGNEADFVLLDYHCTPLMQYRMQQARTLDERLFVLMTLGDDRAVRATFAAGQCVHQRD
- a CDS encoding LysE family translocator, translated to MLLETWLLYTTAIFVVILIPGPLSLLMVSNSLNYGILRTTPAFLGGVSASVLLLTASALGLGALLMASEQLFSVLKLAGALYLFYLAWRSWREAGHLNACTLAENQRIPGFRAMFWQAFGLGASNPKDILFFAAFLPQFINADSSLLSQLLIMIATWACADLICKLGYGLCARGAARFMTTASSRAWFSRFTAGIFASAGTAALLSR
- the uraH gene encoding hydroxyisourate hydrolase, with the protein product MGYLTTHVLDAAHGRPGNEIRIDLYRIKGQERELVLTTVTNDDGRCDSPVLEGDAFVAGVYELLFHAGDYYRALGVEMPEPAFLDQVVLRFGISAEDDHYHVPLLISPYSYSTYRGS
- a CDS encoding GntR family transcriptional regulator, whose product is MNDRLQQIIGQSGNPREARTGTQDDVVYAHIFDAILEQRLAPGTKLSEEALGEIFGVSRTIIRRALSRLAHEQVVLLRPNRGAVVAEPSLEEARQISFARRIVERAITELAVEHATGEQIANMKRLVKEEQACFDKGDRGSGIRLSGEFHLQLALMANNAPLLNFQRSLVSQTSLIIARYETGNRSHCSYDEHNQLIKAIEQRDKTRAVELMMHHLDHIDHKLNLQDDGASGDLHAVFSHLIKDRSKGAK